In Leopardus geoffroyi isolate Oge1 chromosome D1, O.geoffroyi_Oge1_pat1.0, whole genome shotgun sequence, a single window of DNA contains:
- the LOC123600383 gene encoding 60S acidic ribosomal protein P1-like — MIHTVASVCELACIYLALILHDKEVLANANVRSLICNVGASGPTPAVGAAPAGVSAPSITAVATENKVKAKKKEFKESDDDMGFGLFE, encoded by the exons ATGATTCACACAG TGGCTTCTGTCTGTGAGCTTGCCTGCATCTACCTGGCACTCATCCTGCATGACAAGGAGGTGCTG GCCAATGCCAATGTAAGGAGTCTCATCTGCAATGTAGGGGCTAGTGGACCCACCCCAGCAGTGGGTGCTGCACCAGCAGGAGTTTCTGCACCCTCCATCACTGCTGTTGCAACTGAGAATaaagtaaaagcaaagaaaaaagaattcaaggagTCTGATGATGACATGGGCTTTGGTCTTTTTGAGTAA